Below is a window of Fodinicurvata sediminis DSM 21159 DNA.
GCGGCGATATCGAGATCAACCTGCATCATGGCGCGTCCCTGGGCTACAAGTCCGTGGACCAGTTCGATGCCGTGGGCGATGGTGCTCTTCCGCTTGCCAGCAGCTTCATGGGCCCCTGGGCCGGTATCGATGAGCTGTTCCTCCTGTCCTCGCTGCCCTTCCTTGCTTCGACTCCGGAACAGGTCTGGGACCTCTACCAGGCGGCGAAACCTTATTACGAGGAAGTGCTCGAAGAGAACAATCAGGTCTTTCTCTTTGCCACACCCTGGCCACCAAGTGGTCTTTGGGGCAACAAGGCCCTGGACTCCATGGAAGCTCTCGAGGGGAGCCGCATCCGCACTTATGATTCCAGCGGTACGGTTACGCTTCGTGAGGCTGGCGCGGAACCCATTCAGTTGAGCTGGGCTGATGTGGTCCCACAGCTGAGCACCGGTGGTATTGATGGCGTCCTGACATCAGCCGACGGCGGTGCCTCGGCCAGCCTCTGGGAGCAGCAGTCGCATTTCACCGAGGTCAACTATGCCAGTCCGCTGCAGGTGCTGCACATGAATCGCGATACCTACGATTCTCTCAGTGACGAGCAGAAGGAAATGGTAGAGAAAGCTGCGGCCGCTGGTGAAGCCTATGGCTGGTGGGTGTTGCCGCGCCGGCAGCAGGAGAACTATGCCAAGATGCGCGACAACGGCATGACGGTAATCGAGAATGTCTCCGACGACTACCTGAATGGTCTGAACGAGGCGGCCCAGCCGGCCATCGAGGAGTGGCGTTCCGGGATGGGTGAGCGCGGAGAAGAAATTCTCGAAGCGTACCAGGCACGTATCGACGGATAACGCCGTTTCATGTCTTGAGGGCGGCCTTTCGTGAACGAAGGCCGCCCCTTTTTTGCCTAAGGAAAGAGGAGCCCGGTGATGCGCTTCCTGCAGACCGCTATCTTCGGCCTTTCACGCGGGGCTGCTGCAATTGCAGCACTCCTACTTGTCGGCATGGTGCTGCATATTCTGCTTGAGATTCTCCTGCGGGCCTTCTTCTCCACCTCGACCTATGTTCTGGACGAGTTCGTGGGTTATGGCGTTGCGGCCGTAACCTTCTTCTCGCTCGGTTATGCGCTTGAACACGGTGCCCTCATTCGCGTGAATATTCTGCTGGGGCGTGTGAGTGGCTGGGTTCGCCGAAGTCTCGAGATTCTGGCATCGTCGCTAACTCTCGTCTTGCTAACCTATTTTGCCTGGTTCTTCTGGATCCGTTTCGAGCGAAACTGGGAGCGGGGTACCGTCAGCAGTTCGGTTGCGGAAGTGCCCATCTGGATCCCTGAAGGCATGGTTTTGTTGGGGCTCTTGCTGTTCTGGCTCCAGATGCTGGCCTACTTGCTGCGCATGATTTTGGGACCTGCTGAGCAGGCCGTTCCCTTGGCTCAAACCTATCAGAATGAGCAGACGGTAGAGGCAGTTTCCGGCAAGGGCGATAAGGAGTAATTGGAATGGAAGCTCTGATCGCAGGCCTCGTCATTCTGCTGCTGATTTTTGTTTTTCTCGGGCTGGGATTCTGGGTCTTCTCAGGCCTGTTCATGGTCAGCATCGGTGGGCTGGTCCTGTTGCAGGGGATGCCCCTGGACAGGATCGGCATCATTGCCACCAATATCATATACAGCTACTCCTCGGCCTGGGAGTTGGCGGCGATCCCGATGTTCATCTGGATGGGAGAGATCATCTTCCGAACCGACCTTTCTGATCGCCTGTTTCGTGGTCTCTCCCCCCTGGTGGATTTCATTCCCGGACGCCTGTTGCACACCAACATTATGGGGTGCACGCTGTTTGCCGCTGTCAGCGGTTCCAGCTCGGCGACCACGGCCACGGTCGGCAAGATTACCACCACCGAACTGAAGCAAAGAGGCTATGATACCAGCCTGACGATCGGGTCTCTTGCCGGGGCAGGCAGCCTGGGTTTGCTGATCCCCCCTTCGATCGTCATGATCATTTACGGGATATTGGCCGAAGTCTCGATTTCCAGACTTTTTGCAGCGGGAATACTGCCCGGTCTCCTGGTGGCTGCAATCTATTCATCGTACATCATGGTCCGTGCGGGAATTGATCCGGCAAAGGCGCCCCGCGGCGCCGAGCGGTACAGTCTGGGCGACAGGTTGTGGGGCATTGTCAATCTCCTGCCCGTTTTTTTCCTGGTGGTCATTGTCCTTGGCTCGATCTATTCCGGGATCGCAACGCCTTCGGAAGCTGCCGCCGTTGGTGTGGCCGGGGCGGTGTTCGTCACTCTGGTCATGCGTCAGATGACCTTGAATGTCTTCATCGACTCCCTGAAAGGCGCGCTCAGAACCTCGTGCATGGTTTGTAGTATCCTGATAGCAGCTGCTTTCCTGTCCACCGCGATGGGCTATCTGGGGATCCCGCGGAATTTGGCTGAGGCTATTGCCGGTATGAACCTGTCACCGGTCGCATTGATCCTGATCCTTTCCCTTTTCTACATCATGCTGGGCCTCTTCCTGGACGGGATTTCGATCATCGTGATGAGCCTTCCGGTCACCCTGCCACTGGCAACAATGGCAGGTTTCGATCCCGTCTGGTTCGGTGTCTACCTGGTGCTTATGACAGAACTGGCACAGGTTACACCGCCCGTGGGGTTCAATCTGTTCGTGATCCAGGGGCTGACAGGTGAATCCATCGGCAAGGTGGCCAAGGCGGCTTTCCCCTTTTTCCTCCTGATGTGCCTGTCCGTGGCCATTGTCACGATCTTCCCTGAAATTGCGCTCTGGCTGCCGGAGGTATTGTTTGGATGAGTGATTTGTTGAACCAGCTTGCGCTTGCCGCATCGAAACCGGGCCAACCGGGGGTACTTTTCGAGACAGCAGACCGGGTGTTGCAGGAGCGTTTCGGGCACAAGCTTTTCACCCTTCTGGCCTTTCATCCGGAAAGCGGCGAGGTGGAACGTCTCTACAGTAGCCGCCCCGATGCCTTCCCCCTGCAGGGGCGCAAGATGATGGGCCCCACAGAGTGGGGGGCGCGTGTCCTGCACAAGGGGGAAGCTTATCTTGGGCGGAGCGTCGAGGATATTCGCTGGGCTTTTCCCGACCATGAACTCATTGCCAGCCTGGGTCTCGGCTGCA
It encodes the following:
- a CDS encoding TRAP transporter substrate-binding protein; amino-acid sequence: MINKTLTSMLAAGAVTLGAQQAAAQSMSLDLANEYPPSSVHGQSAEIFADTLGRLSGGDIEINLHHGASLGYKSVDQFDAVGDGALPLASSFMGPWAGIDELFLLSSLPFLASTPEQVWDLYQAAKPYYEEVLEENNQVFLFATPWPPSGLWGNKALDSMEALEGSRIRTYDSSGTVTLREAGAEPIQLSWADVVPQLSTGGIDGVLTSADGGASASLWEQQSHFTEVNYASPLQVLHMNRDTYDSLSDEQKEMVEKAAAAGEAYGWWVLPRRQQENYAKMRDNGMTVIENVSDDYLNGLNEAAQPAIEEWRSGMGERGEEILEAYQARIDG
- a CDS encoding TRAP transporter small permease subunit, with the protein product MRFLQTAIFGLSRGAAAIAALLLVGMVLHILLEILLRAFFSTSTYVLDEFVGYGVAAVTFFSLGYALEHGALIRVNILLGRVSGWVRRSLEILASSLTLVLLTYFAWFFWIRFERNWERGTVSSSVAEVPIWIPEGMVLLGLLLFWLQMLAYLLRMILGPAEQAVPLAQTYQNEQTVEAVSGKGDKE
- a CDS encoding TRAP transporter large permease, yielding MEALIAGLVILLLIFVFLGLGFWVFSGLFMVSIGGLVLLQGMPLDRIGIIATNIIYSYSSAWELAAIPMFIWMGEIIFRTDLSDRLFRGLSPLVDFIPGRLLHTNIMGCTLFAAVSGSSSATTATVGKITTTELKQRGYDTSLTIGSLAGAGSLGLLIPPSIVMIIYGILAEVSISRLFAAGILPGLLVAAIYSSYIMVRAGIDPAKAPRGAERYSLGDRLWGIVNLLPVFFLVVIVLGSIYSGIATPSEAAAVGVAGAVFVTLVMRQMTLNVFIDSLKGALRTSCMVCSILIAAAFLSTAMGYLGIPRNLAEAIAGMNLSPVALILILSLFYIMLGLFLDGISIIVMSLPVTLPLATMAGFDPVWFGVYLVLMTELAQVTPPVGFNLFVIQGLTGESIGKVAKAAFPFFLLMCLSVAIVTIFPEIALWLPEVLFG
- a CDS encoding GAF domain-containing protein — encoded protein: MSDLLNQLALAASKPGQPGVLFETADRVLQERFGHKLFTLLAFHPESGEVERLYSSRPDAFPLQGRKMMGPTEWGARVLHKGEAYLGRSVEDIRWAFPDHELIASLGLGCILNRPLVWNGEVLGVLSLLQEGEGRYSEADLEDATPYTSLLLPGYLKLKFEAS